The genomic region GCCGAAGAAATGATATCGATAGATTCTTTAGAGATCTCTGCTGCGGTATCCAGGTTTTTACCATCTTCAGCCAGCTTCCAGGCCGTAGAGTTATAAAGCCTTGCTTTTTCCCTTGGCTCACTAATTTGAGAAGCATATTTTTCAAAAGCTTGCCAGTTTTCTTCTTCAGCAAATTTTGAAGCGATCAGGCGTAGCATTACGTCTTTTTCGTAAACTGTTTTAGACCCGTATACTTTTTCAAAATCTTCTAAAACTTTTACTTTCTCATCAGAAGATTTGGCCTCAAAAACCTTGATCAACCAATCACGACGGGCAATTTCACTCTTGGGAAATTTCTCTGTCACCAGTTCTGTGATAGAGTCATTCTTGGCCTTATTTTTCTTTAAGGAATATAATTCGGAGAGTGCTTCATAATCTTCATAATTCAGGGAATCCTTGGAATTATAATAATCGATTCTTTTCTGAATATATTCATCAGCCTTCTTTTGGTCTGCGGCTAAAAGAGCATTGGAATAGTCTACATCAAAACTTTCTTCTATCTCCGGATCTTCATTAATAGCATTTTCCATGATCGCGGCAATTGAATCGTTTTCAAGCTTTATATCAAAACTATTCGCGGAACGCATAAAATAAACGCCTTTGGTAGCTTGAGATCTTTTTAGTTCTTCACCATTTTCATCATATAATGAAAATACATAGCCATTTTTATCATTACTGTCGTATTTGTCGCCAGATTTGAAATTTAAGGCCATTGCATGCACCGTATCTGGAATACTGATTTTTCCATATAGTGCGTTTGCAGAATCTTTCAGCTGAATATCGGTTGGATAATACTTTTTTCCAACGAGATAATTAACGGTTGCTTCGGGCGCTTCAGATCCCTGATTAACGTATCTGATCAAAAGATCTTCTCCCGGTTGAGGTTTGGATTTGGATAGGTAAAGATTTCCCATTTCCATACCTGTATCTTTCGTCTTATCCTCCTCACAGGAAGACAATGAAACAAGTATGACCATAGCCAGTAATTGGGGTGAATTTTTCATATTAAATTTAGGTATAGGTTGATAGATGCCTAAAACTAAATAATTTATTCCCGTTATTATAAAATTTGAAGACTTATTCGATGACTAACGTTTAGGATTGTAAAATTACTTCGCTACCCATAGTGGAATTTTAAGACTAAGGTCGAATAACTCATCGGTTACACTTCCTACGAGAAGTGATGAAAATACATTACCACCTTTGTCTGCGACCACCAAAAGATCTGCGTCTCCTTTTTGAGCTTCTACGGTAAGTTTTTCAGCAACACTCGCATCTCGTCCTCTAATTATCTTGATTTCGCAATCTGTAATTTTATATTTCTTAGCGAATTTCTCAAATTTCTCTCTGGTATGTTTCTCTATTTTAGGTACCATTTCCTCCTTATCCAGATATGGGGTGAATTGTACAGGAACATTATAAATATTCACCGCCGTGATCTTCGCCCCGGTATGATTGGCCAGTACAGATGCTGTTTGGAAAACCTTTACCGATTGCTTGGAGAAATCTGTTCCTCCCCAGATGTTCTTCATGCTACTTCGGGCCGACTCAGGAACAGAGACAATATCACACTTGAGTAATCTCATCAGTTTATCAGATACTATCCCGGTTCCCTCACTTTTGGATTTATTACCAACCATGACAAGGTCTATCTCGTACTTATGGGATATATAATTTATTAAGGACTCGGTATAAGGGTCTTCAGAAATAAGAACTTTTGTTGGAGTGGAGGCTTTAAAGTGAGCAGCAACCTTCTCGTCCAGTTCTTCGCTGATCAATGTTTCAAGATCGAGCTTTTTCAGTTGTTCCTGGAACAGATCTGAAATCTCATATTTTTTAATATTATGTACGAAATAAATCTTGTCCGGTTTCAGGGTATCACATAAGAATGAAGCATACCGTATGAGGTCTGTATCGGTTGAAGTAAGGTCAAGCGCGACAAGGATCTTATCTATATTTTTCATAATTACTGTTTTTTATCTGATTCCTGTAAATTTCTTTTGTTCACTATTTCTGAAACGATCTCCTCGTAATTCTCGAGTTGTTTTTCATCTTTTTTCTCTTTCAGTTTTTTCAGGTCTTCATTTAAACCTTTATAGAGGGAATAACACATGACCATTAAAATTATCGCGAAAGGTAAACCGGTAACTATAGTCGCTGTTTGCAGAGCCTGTAAGCCGCCACCAACTAATAATACAGCAGCAACAGTACCTTCAGTAACCGCCCAGAAAATTCGTTGCCCCACAGGAGCATCTATTTTCCCTCCGGAAGTAAGGCTGTCTATCACCAGGGAGCCTGAATCTGAAGATGTTATAAAGAACCCTGCAATTAATAAAACGGCAACCACATTAATAACCATCGATAATGGATAATCCTGGAAGAATACGAACAATGCCGTAGCG from Gramella sp. MT6 harbors:
- a CDS encoding TlpA disulfide reductase family protein, which translates into the protein MKNSPQLLAMVILVSLSSCEEDKTKDTGMEMGNLYLSKSKPQPGEDLLIRYVNQGSEAPEATVNYLVGKKYYPTDIQLKDSANALYGKISIPDTVHAMALNFKSGDKYDSNDKNGYVFSLYDENGEELKRSQATKGVYFMRSANSFDIKLENDSIAAIMENAINEDPEIEESFDVDYSNALLAADQKKADEYIQKRIDYYNSKDSLNYEDYEALSELYSLKKNKAKNDSITELVTEKFPKSEIARRDWLIKVFEAKSSDEKVKVLEDFEKVYGSKTVYEKDVMLRLIASKFAEEENWQAFEKYASQISEPREKARLYNSTAWKLAEDGKNLDTAAEISKESIDIISSATGDYSAKPDFYSNKQYDRAMEWSNSMYSDTYALIQFKQGDLEGAIETQEEALSEESGADMTTRYVQYLIEAEKYEKAQEKAEEFIADNRANAEMTDYLKTAYSENDNSEEFETYLARLEEKATTKAREDLKKNMLSENAEDFELSDLEGNTVKLSDLRGKTVILDFWATWCGPCKQSFPGMQKAVEEYSDNENVEFLFVNTWENGDSRKKDVSEFIEENNYSFHVLMDEPVAEGSREFTTTSNFGINGIPTKIIVGPEGKVNFKKVGYSGNNEKMLKEIGLMIELTQESQSPQA
- a CDS encoding universal stress protein — encoded protein: MKNIDKILVALDLTSTDTDLIRYASFLCDTLKPDKIYFVHNIKKYEISDLFQEQLKKLDLETLISEELDEKVAAHFKASTPTKVLISEDPYTESLINYISHKYEIDLVMVGNKSKSEGTGIVSDKLMRLLKCDIVSVPESARSSMKNIWGGTDFSKQSVKVFQTASVLANHTGAKITAVNIYNVPVQFTPYLDKEEMVPKIEKHTREKFEKFAKKYKITDCEIKIIRGRDASVAEKLTVEAQKGDADLLVVADKGGNVFSSLLVGSVTDELFDLSLKIPLWVAK